The following is a genomic window from Rutidosis leptorrhynchoides isolate AG116_Rl617_1_P2 chromosome 8, CSIRO_AGI_Rlap_v1, whole genome shotgun sequence.
TTCTAACTTCTAATTTGTTCCACTTACCGAAAATGattgtgtcatccgcatattgcaagTGAGATACAATAACTTTGTCGGTACCAATTTCAACACCTTTTATCACATTTTCTTTGATGGCAAGATTTAAAAGATAATTTAAGCCCTCACTTGCAAGAATGAAAAGAAACGGTGAAAGAGGATCCCCTTGTCTAACACCCCTTTTTGGAAAGAATTGTTCACAAGGTGAACCATTTAGTAGAACGGAAATAGAGGTGGATGTTAGACAAGATAGGATCCATTTAATCCATTTAGGACCAAACCCCATAAGACCCATTATATCCGAAAGGAATTCCCAATCTAAACAGTCAAAGGCCTTTTCAAAATCGactttaaaaataaaacttttttCTTTTTTGGCTTTGAGTTCATCAACGGTTTCAAGTGCGATAAGAATACCATCAAGAATATTCCTATCTTTGATAAAGGCGCTTTGTTCGTTGCCAATTAAAAGTGGGATGATTTTCCTGATCCTGTTTGCTAAGATTTTAGAAAGAATTTTATAGTAGCTCTCGATTAGACTAATGGGTCGGTAGTTGGCGAAATTAAGGGGGTCGTTGACTTTAGGGATTAAAGTAATAAAAGAAGCATTACATCCGTTAGAAATGATACCTGACTCCCAGAACCAGTTTAGAGCACTCAAGAGATCCTCTTTGATGATTtcccaaaatttggtgtagaagagCATGTTGAAGCCGTCGGGACCCGGTGCTTTGTTTGGCCCGCAAGATTTAATCGCCTCTAATGTTTCTGCTTTGGAGAACCTGACTTCTAACAGTTCAGCCTTCGATCTGTCGAGACAAGGGCCTGACcaattcttcaatttgtactttttgCCTCTTGGTATTTCGAATAAAGACTTGAAGTGGTTATGTGCTCCTTTTTTGATCTCAGATGGGTTGGTGGACCAAATTCCGGCTATGTTGATGCCGtgaatattatttttatgttgTCTACGTCGAATCACCGAATGAAaaaatttgatgttttcatcaccTTCAAGTGCCCATTTGTAGCGTGATTTTTGTTTCAACATTTCCATTTGAGTTTTTTCCTTCTGAATCAAGCTTTCACGATCCTCCATCCATTGTAGCCTTTGAGATTCATCGAGGTTGCAACTTTCTGCCTTAAGTTCCCATTCGGTAACAATTTTTGAAAGTTCATCAATCTCAAGCTGAAGCTTACAATGGGAAGTGGAGTACCATTTCCGAAGTTCTAACTTTACGTTTTTCATTTTATCACGGAAGATGCAATCCGGTTTCGTGCTTTTGACATTAGAATCCCAGGTCTTTTTAACGATGTCGAATGCGTCTTTATGCTTTATCCATTCATCAAACACTTTAATGGGTTTTGGCCCGAAATCTGTCAACCCATCTTTTAGAATTAACGGGCAATGATCCGAATGTTTTTTGTCAAGAATGGTGGCGGACAGATTTGGCCATTGTTGTAGAACATTTCCAGAAATTAAGATTCGGTCGATCTTGCTAAATTTGCGTCCGTTGTCACTGATTCTGGTATAAAGTCAACCACCCAAAGGCACCTCTAGAAGTTCATTATCTTTAATGAAGTTATTAAATATTGCCGCTCTTTTTTCCACGAAAATTGTATTTTTCCTTTCACTTGCGAATCTGACTTCATTAAAGTCACCAAGAATGACCCACATAGCTTCATCATAATTCATTACTTCGGAAAGATCACTCCACATTTTTCTTTTACCTTCATCAGATTGAGGCCCGTAGACATTTATGATGATGAGTTCAGTACCTGCAGCTAGCCAATTTCCTTTTATCGCAATAAAGGATTCACGCTCGATCACACGGTTAGTACAAAAAAAACGAGTATCCCAAACCAGTAGTATACCCCCCGAATTACCTTTTGAGTTTTTAACTGCAAAGTTAAAGTAAGTATTTCCCCAAATTTTGTGAAACCATGATTCAGGGAATTTTCTACTTTTGGTCTCCTGTAACGCTATTATGTTAGGGTTTTCATGAAAGCAGAGTTTTTTAAACCAGTTTGTTTTGATTTTGTCCTCAACACCTAGACCTCTAATATTTAGAGACATTATCTTCATTAAAAACAATACAAAGACTCTCGAAAATAGAGGAAACACTTACAGGGTTTCAACTCTCGAAAGTCCCAGCTTCGCACCAACGTCATCACAATTAAGGGATTTGCTTGACACGGTTTGTGACCCAATGCTGCTGCTATTGCCTGAATTGGACTTACATTCTGAGAATTTCTTTATCTTTTTGACCGGTTTCGAACGAGCCTGTGCTTTAGCGTTCTGAATTTTTGAAGAAGAATTCCAATTTCGAATGTTTGCCCAAAGTATATCCGCAGAGCTTTGCGATCCATGCGAATGTTTCCTTTTTTTATTCGGAATTTCACTTGTTAGATTTTGTTGATCCAGGGAGACTTTGGAACCGTTTTGCTTCTGATTCTTCCTATCCCACTTGTTTTTTGCTTTGAATCTGAATGAGGAGGGTTTAGGATTAGGTTTAGGCGAATTGGTTGAAGCAGAAGTAGGAAGTATAATGGGATCGATTAATTTGTTGAAGCAAGGGTTTGACAGACCCAGATGTGATACATCGTTATCAGATAAGGAAGGTTCGGTGGGTATGTCTCTCAATTCATCTGCTTTGGTCAAGTTAGCGGTGTGTTTTGACTTGCTAAAGTCTATATTGGTTGGGTTAATGTTGAAGATGGGCTCCTTGTAGGTTGGGCTTAATGGATTATAGGTATCCTTAGGTTTGGTTGGAGAGTCTTGGACTATAGAGTTAATTGGGCTGGGTGGGGCTTCTACGTTTAATGGGCTTAAGGGTTGGGATGTATCTGGTATGGAATTAAAAACAGCTGGGTTATCCGAAGAAGGTGGGTCGGGTAGGGAATTAATTTGTTTTGGTGTGGAATTAGAAGAGACGGGAGAAGAGTCGCTGGATAATGAATCAGTAGGACCGTTAGGGTTCTCGAAATTGCAGTCTTTTTGTGTGTTCCCAACGGTTTCGCCATCATTACATGCGTTATCCAAATTAATGCTTTGTTTGCCGAGATCCGTATTCCCTATGTCATCATTAATGCTGGGATCACTTGCTGACGTGTCCGATTTATGATGGACATTGAATTTTCCGGCGAGATCAAACACAGGTGATGCTAGATCTTCATCTTTTCCAGGTTCCGATTGATCAAATTCCGATTGACTATCAGAGTTGCTATTGTTATCAGACTGGTCAGAGGACATCTTATCagcatcttcttccatttcaatttCCACAAAGCTATTCACATCTTCTATGATTTGGAGGTAAAAAACTCTTTCACCTGCTTTAGCTTCAACAATGGTGTTAATGAGTTTATGGCCCCAGAGCTTGATTAGGACTTTACCAGAAATAAGGCTTTGGTTACCATCAATCTTGCAGTTATAACAGTCATAGACTTTTCCAAACCAGCCCGCTACATTTTTAAAGTTTTTTTCGTTCCAGCAGGAGATTGGCATTCCTTTGATGGTTATCCATGATAATCGTGATAATTGGATAGATAAGTCATCAAGTTTCCTGATGTTTTGTAGCCAGCTTCGAAGAATGTGGTCTTCCGAGTTTAGGATGTTGTTAATTACCTCCTCATTGTCGAAGGTGAGACAGATGTCGAGCCCACCCATATACTTAATGTTGAAGTTTGTGAGTCCCTCCGCCGAGCATAAGGTCGGAAACTGTTCTATGAGATCGATATCAATGATTTCCCCAACAATAGCATGCTTAAAAATCTCTTTGTTAGAGGCTTCCTCTTCAATGGTAATTCTTCGTGGCTTGTCGGTTTTTTGTGCTATCTCTTCATTGTTTAATGCTTCTTTGAAATTGCGTTCATCTCGATAGGCGTTCCTTGGTTTTTCTTTAGGCTGAGGATGGTTGGAATTCGAAATATTTTGAGCATGTGTAAATGGTTGGGGTTTTGATTTTGGTTTAAAGTAGTGTTGTGGTGGTGGTTTGGAGAATGTCTGGTTTCTGTTCAAAGGTTCATCTTTAGGCTTTTTCCTATCGAAAGCTTTGTATGCTCGCATCCATTTACCATTAACATAAATCGTGTTAAGTCTTGAGAGTAAATAGATGACATCTGTGACGCCTGCAAATCGTACGAATCCAAATTTTTGTCCATTTTTTAGTAGCTTGTTTGGAGGTAAGAACACATCTATCACCTTACCATATCTTTTGAAGAACACACGAAGATCGTCTTGACTCCATTTCTCCGGGTGATTAAAAAACATTATTGAAGTAATTTGCAGTTTGGCATGGATGTTGCTGGAGAAGGGGGCCGAATGCTGGCGAGCAATGGGAATGTAGTTTGGGTAAGTTGACGGTTGTTTGAGTGAGGAGGTGGATGAGTTTGGAATTCCATATTTCCTTATTAGATTTTGGTAGTAGGTTGTGTTTTGATTAGGTTTTGAATTATGTTTCCTTTCCACAGGGACCCACTCTCCTTCCTCTATATCGTCGTAATGGATGTAAGATTGGTTCTGGTGGAGATTGGCCGCCGGTGGAGTGAATGGAGATGAGGGGAAGGGGAGAGAATTCATATTCGACTCTAAGATAGGGGGAGATTAGTTAAAGAAATGTTAAAAAAATTTGTAGTGTGAAAAAGTGACTATTAAAGGCTACTATAGAGAGTGTTCTCATAAACTCACCGATTTCTTAAATATGATTAGAGGTTTCTAACGACATCCTTTAAGAGTTTAGGGTTGTCGTTAAAGCGCAAAACATTATTGACATTCAAGTAACTAACAGTTTAAATTCAATGTGTAACTTTCGAGTACAACAATTCATGCACACTAACGATAACCTTAAAAATTAACATTAAAAACATCGTTAGAAAAATCCAAATGATTATGGCCCCGTTTGTTTTTCCTTATTAAGTCAGGTTAATTGAATTCATATGGGTTGTCTATCGGGAATATATAGTGATCCGAAGATCAAATGACGCAACGACAATGTACACCAATTGATGGACCACCAATTGAAACGCCTATTCAGAAGTATTGAAAACCCTAACAAATACCAATGAACCAAGATACAATCAACAAACCAATTAAGCAGTGACCCTAAACAAACAAAATACAATGAACCTCAAAATACCATTACAAACCCATCTAATACAACAAATCAAACGACTGTTAACCTAAAACGAAACTCCAACCCTTCACGAGGAACCAACCTGCCCGTACAGCCAATTTCTAAAAGCTAAACCTACAAATAGCTTCCATCAACTTTACCATCCAAGAGCCGCGATGATGAAACCCAGTGAAATCACCCAAAATCCGCTACAAGGGAGACCACAGCGAAAACGTCATCAAAACATGATGCCTACAGTATATAAGATTCTAAGTACCAAGAACTAAAGTATTAAATCAATTAAAATGACACCTGCAGTATTTGTTTTCCATAAATGATGATTAAGAATCATATAGTCGCACTTGTTCTGTTTTTTCTTAAAACGCATGCAAAACTTTATCAACGGCTGAAGCTTTAGCCACTACTGATACCTCCAGTAGTGAATTGAACTTCATGTGCCTATCGCACACATATCTATACACACGTATCAGCAGTAATTTATACTGCTTATCCTACAAAACAATCTTGAAGGTATTTAAACCTTCAAGATTGTTAAATTCAGCATTTAAAAGAGGTGAAACAGAATCTGACACACTATATCAATGATACAAATCTAGTAGTTTATGCAATCTTGTAAGGTTATTGGATTCCATGAACAAGATCTGACCCATGTACTAGTATGTTATTGCTCTGCTTTATTTGCCCAAGTGTCATGATACATTTATTCTGGCAAATATATAACTTCTTTTATAAGAAGCAAAACATTGGCAAATAGATATAATACTGTACTAAATATGCAATCAACTGGCAGTAAGTATAGGCCTTTTCATGTGTTTTGAATAAGAGTACATATAAACTTACAATTTGATCCTGATACAAAGAAATATAATTTGGGTTTCGTCCTCAGTCGATAAACACTGCCAATTAATATATACAATTAATTAACTAATGTTGTGTTTATTGATTTTCACTGACTTTATTCATGAAAGATTATAGTCTGTTGTGCTTCCTGTTCCAGAATTTAGGCATCCTTGGTTCAAAATCGGGCGAGCGTTGGTAAACAATCGATGCAGCTGTTATTAAGATGGCTGCAGTTACAGCCCATATCACATACACATTGTCATGTGTTTTGTGAGTAAAATAGTGAAACATATATTTGTCTCCTTCAGTTCCTCTCTCTTCCTGCCGCCTATTTTCATTCTGAATAAACAAAAtatcatattttgatataaaattggtACAAGTGATAGATCATGTTGGTCACGGGTATGTTTTATTACCTTAATGAACATCTTTATGAAAACTTATTCCTTCCTTTTAAAGATAAATTTTTTTACATATAGTAATAACCCATGCTAAAGTTTCAACCAATTCCTGCCGATATCCACGCAAGGAAATTAATAACATAAATCCAGTAGCCTAATTTAGAAGTTTAAGTTGCATGATTATATATACAGGGTGAAGACCCCTGTAGAAATTTGCATAGTAGAGAACTTAGTATATTGTGTACAGACTGAGGTCGCCTCGATCTGTGTACAGACTGAGGTTGATTTGTGTACAGACTGAGGTCGATCTGTGTAGAGACTGAGGTCGATCTGTGTAGAGATTGAGGTCGATCTGTGTACAGACTGAGGTCGATATGTACATGGTTCTCTAGGTTTTCTCATATGCAAAGTTCTCTctagatcctttcactatatatacatttctaACTTCTAACCACTTTCAGAGCGTTTAATTAGTTTCCTTATTGGTAACAACTTTCTCAATTGATTCAATAATAGCAGCAAAAGAAGATTTAAGAATTACTAGAGAGCAAACCTTGAGAAACATTTCAAGAGGGGCATAGAAAATCGACTCTACTTCTTCAGTATTTAGAACGGGATTAAACGCTTGCTTATTCCACAGTATGCCAATCACAGGAACTATAATAATGTTCCCCTGCAATTACCATACCACAATAAGATAGGTAAGAACATATAAACCATAAAAATAGAAGCACTTTTCTTCACATAAAACCATAACCTTAAAGAAAACGTACTATAATATGGATTTGAAGAAAAACTCTAATTAAAACTAGGGGTGTCAGCTCAATTAAAGAATCAAAAAGCTCGAGCTCGGACTTGTATTTTTTCGAGCTTATATTTTAAGCTCGACTCATTTTAAGCCTTAAATGAAACTAACAACGGttgtgtttgataaaactgaatgatttagctgaCTGAATGATTCAAAGTCTCTGAATAAAGttggttctgaatgaaaataagctgtttacTAATCATATTGAATGAACAATATGAATGGGGTAAACTTACATTATTAACAAGTTACATGAATTAAAAATTCAATATACATGTTTGTTAAGTATTCTAGTTATGATTTGAGAAGAATATTACAAAAAATGTAGGtgtttaatggttaagagagtgttttaactctgaatggttcagcaaCTAATACTGAACAAGCTCACTGAATGTTGAATAACGTTGAATAATTCAATTAAGAGTTAAACAAACACACCCTAATTTTACCTTGGTCCCTGTCAAACATACACCTTTGATCCTATTTTTACCTTGGCTCCGAAGGGTTGAAGAACAGTAACAACATCAACAAGTGAAGGATCCAACCCAATTTCCTCTTCAGCCTCCCTTAACGCGGTTCGAATATCATCTTGATCACCTTCATCCGTTCTACCTCCCGGCAAAGACACTTGCCCTGCAATCAAATTTAATTCAACCTCATTgctcattgagacattttatcaaacacctaatGTGCAGGACTTTATATACCAGAAAAAGACGATAACTTTGATGATCTTCTGGTTAAGATAACATAGATATCATCTCCTTCTTCAAAAAGACATATTAGAACTGCAGCTCTGTTAGGTCTTTTCAAGTTTTGGGATGGGTTAGATTGTTCAGCAATTGAACAAGATGAAACGGAGTTGGATTGACGAAACCGTTGAGATAATTCTAGTAATTTATGTGATCTATTTTTAACGTTGTTGCAATCCATGATTCATAAACACTGGAATACAACTTAAATTCAGCCTTCGTTGCTGCTTTTTCTACTAAAATTCTGGTTAAACCATCAACATTGTTGTTGACTTCATTAGTTCGTATGTAACCTTCTAATAGTTCAAGATGACGTATTTAGTCCTCAAAAGTTCAGAAAAGATgttaactttcaaaaacaagtgTAACACACAAGTCATAACGAAATAGATTTTACAATATTTGTTCTTTAAAGTTGAAAGTTTGTATTTTGAGTTGTTACACTGGGTCCCAGTGGTGACGCGTCAGTTCAGTGTTAgttcagtgtcttgctgatgactggaGGCTGACTGGACTGACACTGAAAACTGACATTGGTGAAAAAACAGGTGAATTGGGAAGATGGTCAGTTCAGTGTCTTGGagagaaaatatatttatattatttatttcattTTGTTAAGCTTCTAACGTTCAAAAATTCAAACAATGGGACCACATATGCATTTTTGGCCGACGTCTTGCCCAAGACTTTGGAAGAAGACTTTGGAAGAAGACACTGAAATGGTGTGGGGGTGACATGCAAAGTCAGCGTCGACGCTGGGGTGACTTTACCACACCTCATGCTCTTAAACTCTGTGTAGAGAACTTAAAATTTATATTAGAGCTCAGTTATTTGGAATATCATGATTCGTGAATAATAATTGAAGTTATGTAGACCCCTTTGTgtgaaaaataaaatattaacCGAGTAATGTGTGATAATTATTGTATGAGACGAGATTCTGTTTTTAAAGTTAAGTGTGGGTCCCCTTTGCAAGAAATGTGTGCCAAATAACGCGTATTAGATACGCTCTATAATTCATGAATTATTATGCGATTATTCGATGGATATGTCATTCGAATTTGCCTATATAAGTCtgtatattttcatttttcattttagAGGCTTCAAAATACATATTCTCTCTCAACCTTGTAAAATTCTATTAAGTACAATATAAAGATTTGTTTAGCATATCAGGTGTGTTCAATAAATCTATTTTATAAAATTTGTGTTTTGTAAATTAGTTTGTTTTAATATTTCTATTTTTCAATTTATAACTTTGTAGTgatatagaaatagaaataaaCTATTGTAGAAACAATCATTGTCGATTATAAAACTTGACGAGGTTTGTTTCCCCCCTCAATATTGTGTAACAACCTTGTGTCATACGtagaaacaaccctcaactagcaaCAAATTGTTCAAAAATACTCCATACAATAATGAGCGGGGAAATGCGACTACAGTTTACATGTGTGTGAATGGCCTTGTATAATACGGATCATGTAAAATAAACCTCAACTTGCAACATAATGTTTGAAACCCTTATCTTTGAAAATGATTTACTTGTTTCGTCAGTAGGTGAACGAGAGGGTGGCGAGGTCCTTGACAATGTTGCGACAAGGGATAACCGGATCATGTGAACATATTTTGACTAGGTCGAAATCCATAAGGCCATGAGGGTTATGTTTGAAGATGAGCCGGAGACTTTCATGAATCATGAGGCGAATTATCATATACATACGTCTAATTCGTATGTGGACATAACGATTATTATTATAACGGGCTttcatcaaatatatatattagatcGTCATTATACTTAAAATATAATGAGTACATACATGCATGATACATGATACCAGTACAAAACAACCGAACCAGACACAGATTATATGAAACCATGGATGGAACAAGACTAGTACAAATTACAAAACTTGATAAAGGTGACATTTAAAACAACCAAattatacaaatacaaatacaaatatatatgaAATCAAGGATGGATTGCCCATAGATATTCAGGAAATTTTAAGGCCCCAAAAGTATGTAATATACAGAGTAGAAGGAAAAATAGGTGCAATAAAACCAGATGTTTTATGGATTTAGTTTACAACtatgaataaaaataataatctggCACTAAAGCTAATCCTTTATGGAATCCAAAAGTTCACACATGCAAAAACAAGCTAGTCTTGGAAATGTTTATAAAACTTATCAGAAAGAGAAAACTACTAATTTTGTGAATCATTCATCCTTTGAGGATAATGATACCTGAGTTAAGTCATTCTTGCTTTTTCCTTTCTTCATTTTTGCTTTAAACCGGGACTTTAGTATAAGAGTCTGCACTGTGTTTGCAAAATTACCGACAGCCATAGTTACCAAAAGTATTCCACATGCAACAACCTGAAAAAACAGCTGAACCAGTCAACTTTTCTTCATGATCACAAAACGAAACCTGAAAGGAACACAGCCTGATACAGGTAACATAGTTTTTATTGGTCTAAATGGGTCAGGCCGGTTGACCCGCCCTTTCTCAAGATTCCTTATCGCTTTCATAATATAACTAATGAGTCATAATGATCACAAAATTTATGTATATATCGTGTTTTACAAGTAAATAGGCCAACATCTGACACCTCTAAGCCTGATACAGGTAACATAGAATTTACTGGTCGAAATGGGTCAGGCCGGTTGACCCGTAAAACCCTTTCTCAAGATTCCTTATCGCTTTCATAATGTAACTAATGAGTCATTATGATTACAAAATTTATATGTATCGTGTTTTAAAAGTAAATGGGCCAACATTGACACCTCAAAGTATTATGATGTTTCTTACCTGCCATTCAGATACAACACCAACTACTGCAGTTTGTAGCAATAGAACACCAACATATGCTTCAAAGGCCTGTAATGAGAAGAAAAAGTTTCTGTAAGTACACAATTTCATTATATACTTATATTTTCCAGTTTTTTCACATAGAGAACAATTCTTGAAGAAAATCACCTGCAAGACAAAGAGTATGGGCAATAACACCCATAGTTGACCTTTGACTCCAGAAGTTTCACCCCATACAACGTCCATTCTTCTTGCCTACAATCAAACCAAATAATTTATGAATATTTATCCAATGATGTATATATATGCACTTTCATTTTTTGCATTTTTTTTTATTCGATATCAACTATAAAGATTTACGAGACTAGAACAAACAGTTAATTTTATGCAGGATTATACTAATAGTACCTTTCCCAATGCGATGCGAGTATACAGTCTCTGCCGTTGGTATCTGTTTTGTAAAAGCATTGCTACGCCTTGCATGATTGCCCATATTAAAAACAATAGTACACCTTTCTGCAAATAAGTTAATCAACACGTGAATATTTGGTTTCAGACCAAAAAAAACGTAATAAAAACAAACAGTATGTTAACCTGCTTCTTGGCGCAGTCTGGTTGTCTCTCGATCTCCCAAGTGAGGCTGATGAGTGCCATAGCCATAGCACAATAGTGATGGTATATCCACCTAATAACACATCATGAACAACCATAAAACATTACTTATTTCAACATCAATCTTATCTTATATTCAGAATGCaaggaaaaaaaataatacaaaaaataTAAACATGGCATACAACCTTGCAAGAAGATGCATTTTGCAGTTATACGAAGAGATGGCAATATGGGTCGGTTTCATGATGGGTTATGGTTTAAATGGGTCATATTTACAGGTGAAAATGGGTCAGATTGAATTACCATGGACGTATATCGCTTCCATTGACTCTCAAAATATTCTCTCTTAACGCTAATCCTGTATACAGAAATAGCAACCA
Proteins encoded in this region:
- the LOC139861351 gene encoding uncharacterized protein, whose protein sequence is MGDSTAADGGDKVVPELNAGEEVSRLVEQSKELQDSASILIAKNCQEDASLRQRALALDSNIKMIRSFITSSVKKGNLDSKHAEKLVEELNRASYTLSEGDAATFLPCKSHGRFLRMFLGPINVRANRKDIQLKVKEEYYSFRDKTAYLFLFFPSLLLVLWWQIWGNCFPALPVQLYQAWLLFLYTGLALRENILRVNGSDIRPWWIYHHYCAMAMALISLTWEIERQPDCAKKQKGVLLFLIWAIMQGVAMLLQNRYQRQRLYTRIALGKARRMDVVWGETSGVKGQLWVLLPILFVLQAFEAYVGVLLLQTAVVGVVSEWQVVACGILLVTMAVGNFANTVQTLILKSRFKAKMKKGKSKNDLTQVSLSSKDE
- the LOC139862387 gene encoding nudix hydrolase 15, mitochondrial-like translates to MDCNNVKNRSHKLLELSQRFRQSNSVSSCSIAEQSNPSQNLKRPNRAAVLICLFEEGDDIYVILTRRSSKLSSFSGQVSLPGGRTDEGDQDDIRTALREAEEEIGLDPSLVDVVTVLQPFGAKGNIIIVPVIGILWNKQAFNPVLNTEEVESIFYAPLEMFLKNENRRQEERGTEGDKYMFHYFTHKTHDNVYVIWAVTAAILITAASIVYQRSPDFEPRMPKFWNRKHNRL